CTTTACGGATTTACATCATATGCGTAACGAAGCCCGCAAGTTTCGGGACAAGCATAACAACTACCAGCAGTACCGGCACGACACTTTTTTCAATAAGTCTTCGTTGTGTGGCTACACCACCAGTTATCTGCCAACCGGTTTTATGCTTGACCTCGATACACTGTTACCCATCACAAGGGGGCGTATCCATTTTATCCGTTTGATTGACGAAAAGGGCTATATTACTATTTTGAACGAGCCGATATATGTAGGCCTGTCGCTGACCTTTGAGTATGTGTGGACTGTTATCAATACCGGTAATCAGACATTAAAGATATTCCATCAACCATCTGATAAGTTACCCAAAGTGCTTGTTAAAACTCTCAATTATAGTTTACGAGAGCCGGTAAAGAACAGAATCCCAATTACTGCTTTTTTAAAAAAAGTGTCAACGATGTCCTGACACACTTAGTGCCACTAAAGACTGTCAACGATGTCCTGACACCTGCCATTTAATAGTACCACACGTATTTGTTCGTTTTTCTTTGTAGATGCTTTCAGACACCTATAGACGTTACTATTATTTGAAGCCTTTTTAGAAATGTGACGATATAATCTGGTAGCAAAATTCATTTTTGCCCCTTTTGTTTTACCTACGTATAGTACATTTTTATTTTTTTGTTTTATTGAAAAAAATAGAAGGCGACGTTATTCCGGTTCTGCTTTCGCCCCGCTTCCTCCTGCGTTCGCCACCAGCGAATTGCGGCGGATAAATCGGCGGACCAGCGCTATAGCCACCGCCGTTGGGCGGGGCAAACGGGGCTGGCTGGGTAAACTGGGTTTTTCAGGAAGAACTAATTAGCGTATTTCGCGTATTTCGGTGGGAAAAAGAGATTATACCACATGTAATATATAGATTGCAACTCAGTATAAGTAGCCTCTAAAGGTGGCGTAGTAGGATGAATTGCCCCTGCGCTAATATCACCGGAACGAATACGGTATGGTAAAAGACCGCTCGGCCGGCTGGCCGTTGACCGTCCCCGGTTTGAAATTGGACTTCTTGGCCGCTTCCATGGCCGCCTCATCACAGCCGCCGCCGATGCCGCGCAGCACCTCGGCGCTCTTTACTTTGCCGTCGGCTCCGACGATCACCTTAACAAACACCCGGCCGGTGATTCCGGCTTTCCTGGCCAGGTCGGGATACTCGGCCTTGCCGATGTTAGTGGGTTCGGGATCGGTGGGCGGAATCTCGGCTACCGGCTCGGGCGCGGCTGCGACCGGGGCCGGAGTGGCCGCCGGGGTAGGAGTTTCGGCTACCAAGATGTCCTGGGGGTTGACCGGCTTGGGGGCCGGGGCCGGCTTGACCGGAACAGGTTTGGGAGCGGCCGGAGCCGGTTTGTTGGTGACCGGGGTTGAGGCGGGAGTTTCCGGCTCGGGAGTAGTCACGGGA
This is a stretch of genomic DNA from candidate division TA06 bacterium. It encodes these proteins:
- a CDS encoding GIY-YIG nuclease family protein; the protein is MKQKNKNVLYVGKTKGAKMNFATRLYRHISKKASNNSNVYRCLKASTKKNEQIRVVLLNGRCQDIVDSL